One genomic region from Haloprofundus salinisoli encodes:
- the aceA gene encoding isocitrate lyase — protein MSETEETSTGDAITTRPIDNPMGREFRRKLDEQPYVFAPGLYHALDARLAEMTGHDAAYMSGYSTVLGQFGFPDLEMVSMTEMVENAKRIVDACNIPVVADCDTGYGGVHNVRRAVREYEKAGVAAIHIEDQTTPKRCGHIAGKQIVSREAARARFEAAVDAKQSEDTVVIARTDAYGSANGDWEEHLERGRIYADAGVDIVWPEMPDPSREDAVRYAEEIHETHPDLTLAFNYSSSFAWSEEADPLTFADLGDLGYGYIFITLFGLHSGAHAVYEDFQKLAEDGEEAQFDLESRYLGHPTESHHELSFVDRYQETEMRFDAEARSRIEESAGYSEDQTDPIGTEGGD, from the coding sequence ATGAGCGAGACCGAGGAGACGTCCACCGGCGACGCCATCACGACCCGACCCATCGACAACCCGATGGGTCGAGAGTTCCGTCGGAAACTGGATGAACAGCCGTACGTGTTCGCGCCCGGGCTCTACCACGCGCTCGACGCCCGCCTCGCCGAGATGACCGGCCACGACGCCGCCTACATGAGCGGCTACTCCACCGTCCTCGGGCAGTTCGGCTTCCCCGATTTGGAGATGGTGTCGATGACCGAGATGGTCGAGAACGCGAAGCGAATCGTCGACGCCTGCAACATCCCGGTCGTCGCCGACTGCGACACCGGCTATGGAGGTGTTCACAACGTCCGTCGCGCGGTCCGCGAGTACGAGAAAGCCGGCGTCGCCGCCATCCACATCGAGGACCAGACGACGCCGAAGCGCTGCGGCCACATCGCGGGCAAGCAGATCGTCTCGCGCGAGGCGGCCCGCGCGCGCTTCGAGGCCGCCGTCGACGCCAAGCAATCAGAGGACACGGTCGTCATCGCCCGGACCGACGCCTACGGCTCCGCCAACGGCGACTGGGAGGAACACCTCGAACGCGGGCGCATCTACGCCGACGCCGGCGTCGACATCGTCTGGCCGGAGATGCCCGACCCCAGCCGCGAGGACGCGGTTCGCTACGCCGAGGAGATTCACGAGACCCACCCCGACCTGACGCTGGCGTTCAACTACTCGTCGTCGTTCGCGTGGTCCGAGGAAGCGGACCCCCTGACGTTCGCCGACCTCGGCGACCTCGGCTACGGCTACATCTTCATCACGCTGTTCGGCCTCCACTCGGGCGCACACGCCGTCTACGAGGATTTCCAGAAGTTGGCCGAAGACGGCGAAGAGGCGCAGTTCGACCTCGAATCGCGCTACCTCGGTCACCCGACCGAGTCCCACCACGAGCTCTCGTTCGTCGACCGGTACCAGGAGACCGAGATGCGCTTCGACGCCGAGGCTCGGTCGCGCATCGAGGAGTCCGCGGGCTACAGCGAGGACCAGACCGACCCCATCGGGACGGAGGGAGGCGATTAG
- a CDS encoding HpcH/HpaI aldolase/citrate lyase family protein → MPDVTLRRSQLATPGSDPKMIERAPDSGADEAFLDLEDSVAPNEKTDSRRNVIEGLIEYDWSETRPCFRMNGVDTQWWYDDIIEVIGEAGEYLDSIMVPMVHDPATVRTVENLLTQVEANNGLPEGEIGLQTQIESAEGMNNAPEIAAASDRIESLVFGPGDYTASVGAAGLTIGSGADYPGHYWHYQLARLAHAAKAQGLQLIDGPFADIEDTEGFRDSCRQASLLGCDGKWAIHPSQIEPANEVFAPDSEEAEKAQHIVDAYETATSEGRGAVSVDGEMVDEATNKMAKNVVARAEQADVL, encoded by the coding sequence ATGCCCGACGTCACGCTGCGCCGGAGCCAACTGGCGACGCCCGGCAGCGACCCGAAGATGATAGAGCGAGCGCCCGACTCGGGCGCGGACGAGGCGTTCTTGGACCTCGAAGACTCGGTCGCGCCGAACGAGAAGACTGACTCGCGGCGAAACGTCATCGAGGGCCTCATCGAGTACGACTGGAGCGAGACGCGTCCGTGCTTCCGGATGAACGGCGTCGACACGCAGTGGTGGTACGACGACATCATCGAGGTGATCGGCGAAGCGGGCGAGTATCTCGACAGCATCATGGTGCCGATGGTTCACGACCCCGCGACGGTCAGAACGGTCGAGAACCTGCTCACGCAGGTCGAAGCCAACAACGGCCTCCCCGAGGGCGAAATCGGGCTGCAGACCCAGATCGAGAGCGCCGAGGGGATGAACAACGCGCCCGAAATCGCCGCTGCGAGCGACCGAATCGAGTCGTTGGTGTTCGGCCCCGGCGACTACACCGCCAGCGTCGGCGCGGCCGGTCTCACTATCGGCAGCGGCGCGGACTACCCGGGCCACTACTGGCACTACCAACTGGCGCGCCTCGCCCACGCCGCGAAGGCGCAGGGGCTACAGCTCATCGACGGCCCCTTCGCCGACATCGAGGATACTGAGGGCTTTAGAGACTCCTGCCGACAGGCGAGTCTGCTCGGCTGTGACGGCAAGTGGGCGATCCATCCGAGTCAGATCGAACCCGCAAACGAGGTGTTCGCGCCCGACAGCGAGGAGGCAGAGAAGGCCCAGCACATCGTCGACGCCTACGAGACGGCGACCAGCGAGGGCCGCGGCGCGGTCTCGGTCGACGGCGAGATGGTCGACGAGGCGACGAACAAGATGGCGAAGAACGTCGTCGCCCGCGCCGAACAAGCGGACGTCCTGTAG
- the pan2 gene encoding proteasome-activating nucleotidase Pan2, translating to MSRSPSLPDRPRLDLDPEMSDAERLDAMQKHFARIVQVNEELDERLAQADDRMEDLQSEVDQLKRRNDTLKKASLYLASVEEVTDDGVVIKQHGNNQEVLTEVSPQLENQLEAGDRVAINDSFAVQRILDDETDARAQAMEVDESPDVTYDDIGGIDEQIREVKEAVEDPLASPELFEEVGVEPPSGVLLYGPPGTGKTMLAKAVANQTDATFIKMAGSELVQKFIGEGARLVRDLFSLAAEREPAVIFIDEIDAVASKRTDSKTSGDAEVQRTMMQLLSEMDGFEERGDIRIIAATNRFDMLDEAILRPGRFDRLIEVPKPNEEGRRRILDIHTSRMNVADDVDLESLADDLDGLSGADIASLTTEAGMFAIRDDRTEVRMGDFEDAREKLAETDDDGGPVGEFTDYQY from the coding sequence ATGTCTCGGAGTCCGTCGCTCCCCGACCGCCCTCGGCTCGACCTCGACCCAGAGATGTCGGACGCCGAGCGACTTGATGCGATGCAGAAGCACTTCGCACGCATCGTCCAGGTCAACGAGGAGCTAGACGAGCGGTTAGCACAGGCAGACGACCGGATGGAAGACCTGCAGTCGGAGGTCGACCAACTGAAACGCCGCAACGACACCCTCAAGAAGGCGTCTCTGTACCTCGCGTCCGTCGAGGAGGTGACCGACGACGGCGTCGTCATCAAACAGCACGGCAACAACCAGGAGGTGCTGACCGAGGTGTCGCCGCAGCTGGAGAACCAGCTGGAGGCGGGCGACCGCGTCGCCATCAACGACTCCTTCGCCGTCCAGCGAATCCTCGACGACGAGACCGACGCCCGCGCGCAGGCGATGGAGGTCGACGAGTCCCCCGACGTCACCTACGACGACATCGGCGGCATCGACGAGCAGATTCGGGAGGTCAAAGAGGCCGTCGAGGACCCGCTGGCCTCGCCGGAGCTGTTCGAGGAGGTCGGCGTCGAGCCGCCGTCGGGCGTCCTCCTCTACGGCCCGCCGGGCACCGGCAAGACGATGCTCGCCAAGGCCGTCGCCAACCAGACCGACGCCACCTTCATCAAGATGGCCGGCTCCGAACTCGTCCAGAAGTTCATCGGCGAGGGGGCGCGACTCGTCCGCGATCTGTTCTCGCTGGCCGCCGAGCGCGAACCCGCGGTCATCTTCATCGACGAGATTGACGCCGTCGCCTCCAAGCGGACCGATTCGAAGACCTCCGGCGACGCCGAGGTCCAGCGGACGATGATGCAGCTGCTCAGCGAGATGGACGGCTTCGAGGAGCGCGGCGACATCCGCATCATCGCGGCGACGAACCGCTTCGACATGCTCGACGAGGCGATTCTGCGGCCGGGTCGGTTCGACCGCCTCATCGAGGTGCCCAAACCGAACGAGGAGGGCCGCCGGCGCATCCTCGACATCCACACGAGTCGGATGAACGTCGCCGACGACGTCGACCTCGAGTCGCTCGCCGACGACCTCGATGGGCTCAGCGGCGCGGACATCGCCAGTCTCACCACCGAGGCAGGCATGTTCGCCATCCGCGACGACCGCACCGAGGTCCGCATGGGGGACTTCGAGGACGCCCGCGAGAAACTCGCCGAGACCGACGACGACGGCGGTCCGGTCGGCGAGTTCACCGACTACCAGTACTGA
- a CDS encoding pyruvoyl-dependent arginine decarboxylase codes for MSTIRVVSGVATGPTPMSSYDAALAEANIHNYNLVAVSSVVPADVDVEYVGTAPDLGPAGERLTVVEARATTAGPGRVSAGLGWTTGPGPGLFYESAGETDAETVRERVTAGLDAGRDLREWTFEEERVEVASTEADSGEYTTALVVAAYGDSEPIL; via the coding sequence ATGAGCACGATTCGCGTCGTGAGCGGCGTCGCCACGGGCCCGACGCCGATGTCGTCGTACGACGCCGCCCTCGCCGAAGCGAACATCCACAACTACAACCTCGTCGCCGTCTCCTCCGTCGTCCCCGCCGACGTCGACGTGGAGTACGTCGGCACCGCCCCCGACCTCGGCCCGGCCGGCGAACGGCTCACCGTCGTCGAGGCGCGCGCGACTACCGCCGGGCCGGGTCGCGTCTCCGCGGGCCTGGGATGGACGACTGGACCCGGGCCGGGTCTGTTCTACGAGTCCGCGGGCGAGACCGATGCCGAGACGGTCCGCGAGCGGGTGACGGCGGGCCTCGACGCCGGGCGCGACCTCCGCGAGTGGACGTTCGAGGAGGAACGTGTCGAAGTCGCGTCGACGGAGGCCGACTCCGGCGAGTACACGACGGCGCTCGTGGTCGCCGCCTACGGGGACAGCGAGCCGATTCTGTAG
- a CDS encoding DUF5811 family protein: MNGNTPFAGVPDAVDADQPALSTDLTGDQRQQLRRAVASIVAQTREYLPDGYAIGSELSYDSNGPRATVAVHPPAGHAVSAGFTPDTDDLESGLDDEDRREVARGLAASAAMQVMAAVGDGMTPTAR; the protein is encoded by the coding sequence ATGAACGGAAACACCCCCTTCGCGGGCGTTCCGGACGCCGTCGACGCCGACCAGCCCGCCCTGTCGACGGATCTCACCGGCGACCAGCGACAACAGCTCCGCCGAGCGGTCGCCAGCATCGTCGCGCAGACCCGCGAGTATCTCCCCGACGGCTACGCTATCGGCTCGGAACTCTCCTACGACTCGAACGGCCCGCGAGCGACCGTCGCCGTCCACCCCCCGGCGGGACACGCCGTCAGCGCCGGCTTCACCCCCGACACCGACGACCTCGAATCCGGTCTCGACGACGAGGACCGCCGCGAAGTCGCCCGCGGTCTCGCCGCCAGCGCCGCGATGCAGGTGATGGCCGCCGTCGGCGACGGCATGACGCCGACCGCGAGATAA
- the infB gene encoding translation initiation factor IF-2 — translation MSDTDQPPQSETLRTPIVAVLGHVDHGKTSLLDKVRGSAVSEGEAGAITQHIGATAVPLDTVSSMAGSLVDPDDFDLPGLLFIDTPGHHSFSTLRSRGGALADIAILVVDVNDGFQPQTVEALDILKRTGTPFVVAANKVDTTPGWNPQEGSPIKPSYDGQSDRARQMLDTNLYEIIGQLSDEGLSADLYWRVQNFQKNVGVIPVSAMTGEGIPDLLAVLMGLSQRYMKAEMAVDIAGPGAGTVLEVKEERGFGATLDVVLYDGTVREGDTIVVGGTNGPIITEIRALLQPQPLAEIRTEKRFERVDEVKAAAGVKIAAPDLDEAMAGAPVRVVRSRDVDDVIQDVQAELAEIEVSTEEEGVVVKADTLGSLEAMANALKEAEIPILRAEVGDVAPRDVAVAGTAREDEHKVILAFSVDVLQNAEDELDHSDVRLFDDDVIYQLIEEYEEFVDERKRAQQETVLDKIVRPARFRILQDHVFRQNDPAVVGVEVMSGTLKNNMRIVKFDGDKPTRVGQLSGIQEQGEDVKQVRAGNRVSVAIDGPTVGRQIDEGDELWVELPEKHAKILEQELSSEIPGDELEALQGYLDKHRRRDPFWGK, via the coding sequence ATGTCAGATACGGACCAGCCACCACAATCCGAGACGCTTCGCACACCCATCGTCGCCGTTCTGGGCCACGTCGACCACGGAAAGACCAGCCTCCTCGACAAGGTTCGGGGGTCGGCCGTCAGCGAGGGCGAGGCCGGGGCCATCACCCAACACATCGGGGCCACCGCGGTGCCGCTGGACACCGTGTCGTCGATGGCCGGCAGCCTCGTCGACCCCGACGACTTCGACCTTCCCGGCCTCCTTTTCATCGACACGCCGGGTCACCACTCCTTCTCGACGCTCCGCTCGCGCGGCGGTGCGCTCGCCGACATCGCCATCCTCGTCGTCGACGTCAACGACGGCTTCCAACCGCAGACTGTCGAGGCGCTCGACATCCTCAAGCGGACGGGGACGCCGTTCGTCGTCGCCGCCAACAAAGTCGACACGACGCCCGGATGGAACCCCCAGGAGGGATCGCCCATCAAACCGTCGTACGACGGGCAGAGCGACCGGGCGCGGCAGATGCTCGACACCAACCTCTACGAGATCATCGGCCAACTCTCTGACGAGGGGCTGTCGGCGGACCTCTACTGGCGCGTCCAGAACTTCCAGAAGAACGTCGGCGTCATCCCCGTCTCCGCGATGACCGGCGAGGGGATTCCGGACCTGCTGGCCGTCCTGATGGGGCTCTCCCAGCGCTACATGAAAGCCGAGATGGCCGTCGACATCGCCGGTCCCGGCGCGGGGACAGTGCTCGAGGTCAAAGAGGAGCGAGGCTTCGGCGCGACGCTCGACGTGGTGCTGTACGACGGCACCGTCCGCGAGGGCGACACCATCGTCGTCGGCGGGACGAACGGCCCGATAATCACCGAGATTCGCGCGCTGTTGCAGCCGCAACCCCTCGCCGAGATTCGCACTGAGAAACGATTCGAGCGCGTCGACGAAGTGAAGGCCGCCGCGGGTGTGAAAATCGCCGCCCCAGACCTCGACGAGGCGATGGCGGGCGCGCCGGTGCGCGTCGTCAGAAGCCGCGACGTCGACGACGTGATTCAGGACGTCCAGGCCGAACTCGCCGAGATAGAGGTCAGCACCGAAGAGGAGGGCGTCGTCGTGAAAGCCGACACCCTGGGGAGTTTAGAGGCGATGGCAAACGCCCTGAAGGAAGCCGAGATTCCCATTTTGCGCGCCGAAGTCGGCGACGTGGCTCCGCGCGACGTCGCCGTCGCCGGCACCGCCCGCGAGGACGAACACAAGGTCATCCTCGCGTTCAGCGTCGACGTGCTGCAGAACGCCGAGGACGAACTCGACCACAGCGACGTGCGGCTGTTCGACGACGACGTCATCTACCAACTCATCGAGGAGTACGAGGAGTTCGTCGACGAGCGCAAGCGCGCCCAACAGGAGACCGTCTTAGACAAGATCGTCCGCCCGGCGCGCTTCCGCATCCTCCAAGACCACGTGTTCCGCCAGAACGACCCCGCCGTCGTCGGCGTCGAAGTGATGTCCGGGACGCTGAAAAACAACATGCGCATCGTCAAGTTCGACGGCGACAAGCCGACGCGCGTCGGCCAACTTTCGGGCATTCAAGAGCAGGGCGAGGACGTCAAACAGGTCCGCGCGGGCAACCGCGTCAGCGTCGCCATCGACGGACCGACGGTCGGCCGCCAGATAGACGAAGGCGACGAACTGTGGGTCGAACTCCCCGAGAAACACGCCAAGATTCTCGAACAGGAGCTGTCGAGCGAGATTCCGGGCGACGAGTTGGAGGCGCTGCAGGGCTACCTCGACAAACACCGCCGCCGCGACCCGTTCTGGGGGAAGTGA
- a CDS encoding PRC-barrel domain-containing protein, producing the protein MADILAENLSGKAVMGSDGTELGMLYNITMNHKTGALADLLVTPDEEAFSVDMGSFDRDDEGRFRIPVSHVKAVKDYIVVQR; encoded by the coding sequence ATGGCCGACATACTCGCCGAGAACCTCTCGGGTAAAGCCGTCATGGGTTCGGACGGAACCGAACTCGGCATGCTGTACAACATCACCATGAACCACAAGACCGGCGCACTCGCGGACCTCCTCGTCACGCCCGACGAGGAGGCGTTCAGTGTCGACATGGGGTCGTTCGACCGCGACGACGAGGGTCGCTTCCGAATCCCGGTCAGCCACGTCAAAGCCGTGAAAGACTACATCGTCGTCCAGCGTTAG
- a CDS encoding NOB1 family endonuclease → MQVLDSSAFIHEYHTDEQTASIPDVQAELEGEHAFRFDAMEGAGMHIHIPAEGAVETIGRAATETGDADVLSETDVRLLATSFELDATLVTDDYAMQNVAEHLGVSVKVIARDGIEEQRNWRFQCAGCGREFDEKHDRCPICGSDLTRKNPA, encoded by the coding sequence ATGCAAGTTCTCGATTCTTCGGCGTTCATCCACGAGTACCACACCGACGAGCAGACCGCTTCGATTCCCGACGTGCAGGCGGAACTGGAGGGCGAACACGCCTTCCGCTTCGACGCGATGGAGGGCGCGGGCATGCACATCCACATCCCCGCGGAGGGGGCCGTCGAGACCATCGGCCGCGCCGCCACCGAAACCGGCGACGCCGACGTGCTCTCGGAGACCGACGTGCGCCTGCTCGCCACCTCCTTCGAACTCGACGCGACGCTCGTCACCGACGACTACGCGATGCAGAACGTCGCCGAACATCTCGGCGTCTCGGTGAAGGTCATCGCCCGCGACGGCATCGAAGAGCAGCGCAACTGGCGGTTCCAGTGCGCCGGCTGTGGACGCGAGTTCGACGAGAAACACGACCGCTGTCCGATCTGCGGGTCTGACCTCACGCGAAAGAATCCGGCGTAA
- a CDS encoding CPBP family intramembrane glutamic endopeptidase yields MQSDPSPQTSQSQTHLQAAANVVFVVAGAFAVGIAVSLVGVLLLQLLGVSTQTPAVRAALASLQYVGFGIAAYLYLTRRNEWHIVRWRVPTLGDFGWMVGGLVILVTALVAVSFVIQQLGIEVAANQVITAGQQNPIYFLYMVPVTMLFVGPMEELIFRGIVQEKLRRTYGQTVAVVVASAVFAVAHWLALVGSSGGRVASIAVIFVLGAVLALLYERTENLIVVAVIHGLFNSYQFLGQYAIATGLIPGA; encoded by the coding sequence ATGCAGTCAGACCCATCCCCGCAGACCTCGCAATCACAGACGCATCTACAGGCCGCTGCGAACGTCGTCTTCGTCGTCGCCGGTGCGTTCGCCGTGGGTATCGCCGTCTCGCTCGTCGGCGTCCTGTTGCTTCAACTTCTCGGCGTGTCGACGCAGACGCCGGCGGTACGGGCCGCGCTCGCGTCGTTGCAGTACGTCGGCTTCGGCATCGCCGCCTACCTCTATCTGACCCGACGAAACGAGTGGCACATCGTCCGCTGGCGCGTCCCGACGCTCGGCGACTTCGGCTGGATGGTCGGCGGTCTCGTGATTTTGGTCACCGCGCTCGTCGCCGTCTCGTTCGTCATCCAGCAGCTCGGCATCGAGGTGGCGGCCAACCAGGTCATCACGGCCGGCCAGCAGAACCCCATCTACTTCCTGTACATGGTACCCGTGACGATGCTGTTCGTCGGGCCGATGGAGGAACTCATCTTCCGCGGCATCGTCCAGGAGAAACTCCGCCGCACCTACGGGCAGACCGTCGCCGTCGTCGTCGCCAGCGCCGTCTTCGCCGTCGCCCACTGGCTGGCGCTCGTCGGCAGCAGCGGCGGCAGAGTCGCGAGCATCGCCGTCATCTTCGTCCTCGGGGCGGTGCTCGCGCTCCTCTACGAACGGACGGAGAACCTGATCGTGGTCGCCGTCATCCACGGCCTGTTCAACTCCTACCAGTTCCTCGGCCAGTACGCTATCGCAACCGGTCTGATTCCGGGCGCGTAA
- a CDS encoding glucose-6-phosphate isomerase: MYVDLGNVLDSTPGLSREQLERLDDRVADAHERIEQGRADAEHGYAALNLPETTDPDEIRAAVEPFGDAEAVLTVGIGGSALGAATVSEALGGDVEAHFLDNVDPEDTTALLDALPLDRTAVNVVSRSGTTAETLANFLVVRDAMESAGVDWTERTFVTTGEEGNLRELADEHDLPALQVPDGVPGRFSALSTVGLACAAIQGHDLDAILAGASDEAERLSGSLFDSPAYAYGAAAYALDRRGATVNAMMPYAESLEYFAEWFAQLWAESLGKEGVGQTPARALGATDQHSQLQLYRAGRHDKLVTLVRPREREDRPIPETDLEGLSYLGGSTLGELLDAEFEATEASLAAAGQPNVRVEIDRVDERGVGELLYGMEAACVLYGELENVSTFTQPAVEWGKRAARGLLGGGDFEEADAVSDKTRLEIE; encoded by the coding sequence ATGTACGTCGACCTCGGCAACGTCCTCGACTCGACGCCCGGACTGAGCCGCGAGCAGTTGGAGCGCCTCGACGATCGCGTCGCAGACGCCCACGAGCGCATCGAGCAGGGTCGCGCCGACGCCGAGCACGGCTACGCGGCGCTGAATCTGCCCGAGACGACCGACCCCGACGAGATTCGCGCCGCGGTCGAGCCGTTCGGCGACGCCGAGGCCGTCCTCACCGTCGGCATCGGCGGCAGCGCCCTCGGGGCGGCCACCGTCTCGGAGGCGCTCGGCGGCGACGTCGAGGCGCACTTCCTCGACAACGTCGACCCCGAGGACACGACGGCGCTTCTCGACGCCCTACCGCTGGACCGCACTGCGGTGAACGTCGTCTCTCGATCCGGAACGACCGCCGAGACGCTGGCGAACTTCCTCGTCGTCCGCGACGCGATGGAGTCGGCGGGCGTCGACTGGACCGAGCGGACGTTCGTCACGACCGGCGAGGAAGGCAACCTCCGCGAACTGGCGGACGAACACGACCTCCCCGCGCTGCAGGTGCCCGACGGCGTTCCCGGGCGGTTCTCGGCGCTTTCGACTGTGGGCCTCGCGTGTGCGGCGATTCAGGGGCACGACCTCGACGCGATTCTCGCGGGCGCGAGCGACGAGGCCGAGCGCCTGTCGGGGTCGCTGTTCGACTCGCCGGCGTACGCCTACGGCGCGGCCGCCTACGCGCTCGACCGCCGCGGCGCGACGGTGAACGCGATGATGCCGTACGCCGAGTCGCTGGAGTACTTCGCCGAGTGGTTCGCCCAGCTGTGGGCCGAGAGCCTCGGCAAGGAAGGGGTCGGTCAGACGCCCGCACGGGCGCTCGGCGCGACCGACCAGCACTCCCAACTCCAACTCTATCGAGCGGGTCGCCACGACAAACTCGTCACGCTCGTCCGTCCCCGCGAACGCGAGGACCGCCCGATTCCCGAGACCGATCTGGAGGGGCTGTCGTACCTCGGCGGCTCGACGCTCGGCGAACTGCTCGACGCCGAGTTCGAGGCGACGGAGGCGAGTCTCGCCGCGGCGGGACAGCCGAACGTCAGAGTCGAAATCGACCGCGTCGACGAGCGCGGCGTCGGCGAACTGCTGTACGGGATGGAGGCCGCCTGCGTGCTGTACGGCGAACTGGAGAACGTCTCGACGTTTACCCAACCGGCCGTCGAGTGGGGCAAGCGCGCCGCCCGCGGGCTGTTGGGCGGCGGCGACTTCGAGGAAGCCGACGCGGTGAGCGACAAGACACGACTGGAAATCGAGTAA
- a CDS encoding DUF5812 family protein encodes MSNDESKEGTFLVTAADDETAVLKDVEDGQVHTLASNPGVERHDAVEGVVVPDPPMNVTWQLVEVKSRRPLIVEESGESPTTMARDVAADQSVGELTRRERAGTGEIHVVTVPEETTEQAVADVLDDEEGLLSRAARLGVNRVEIRSSPGVVVVRYMP; translated from the coding sequence ATGAGTAACGACGAATCGAAGGAAGGGACGTTTCTCGTCACCGCCGCGGACGACGAGACGGCGGTGTTGAAAGACGTCGAAGACGGGCAGGTCCACACGCTGGCGTCGAATCCGGGCGTCGAGCGACACGACGCCGTCGAGGGCGTCGTCGTACCTGACCCGCCGATGAACGTCACGTGGCAGCTTGTGGAGGTGAAGTCGCGCCGCCCGCTCATCGTCGAGGAGAGCGGCGAGTCGCCGACGACGATGGCCCGCGACGTCGCCGCCGACCAGTCGGTCGGTGAGCTCACCCGACGCGAGCGCGCCGGCACCGGCGAGATCCACGTCGTCACCGTGCCCGAGGAGACGACCGAACAGGCCGTCGCCGACGTGCTCGACGACGAGGAGGGACTCCTCTCGCGGGCGGCGCGACTCGGCGTCAACCGCGTCGAGATACGCTCGTCGCCCGGCGTCGTCGTCGTCCGCTACATGCCGTAA
- the eif1A gene encoding translation initiation factor eIF-1A — translation MSEETGRRNLRMPNDDELFAVVTEHNGGNHVRVRCNDGKERMGRIPGRMKYRTWINEGDVVLVEPWDWQDEKANIEWRYTDQDAEQLRQEGHIQ, via the coding sequence ATGAGCGAAGAAACCGGGCGTCGGAACCTTCGAATGCCCAACGACGACGAACTGTTCGCGGTCGTAACAGAGCACAACGGCGGCAACCACGTTCGCGTCCGCTGCAACGACGGCAAAGAGCGCATGGGTCGGATTCCCGGCCGCATGAAGTACCGCACGTGGATCAACGAGGGCGACGTCGTCCTCGTCGAACCGTGGGACTGGCAGGACGAGAAAGCCAACATCGAGTGGCGCTACACCGACCAGGACGCCGAGCAGCTCCGCCAAGAAGGCCACATCCAGTAG
- the secF gene encoding protein translocase subunit SecF, translated as MVAFDVPEVDYTRYTNRQLAAVPLAVLALALLVIAVTFATTGAPVALGTEFSGGTEVRLAVDAPDGQAEQAIQQAFDAEIESIQSVPSDGTYVVTFGPGTDPAQLEQTVENPPNDAAQRLEIVSLSTVSASFAGDSQRLALGGIAVAFLGMSLLVFALFRTFVPSIAVVVSAFSDIVIPVALMNLLGIELSLGTVAALLMLIGYSVDSDILLNDHILRRSGDFYESTYRAMRTGVTMTLTSLAAMVVMTITATLFGIQLLSAIGIILVFGLAADLLNTYLLNLSLLRWYKFEGVNR; from the coding sequence ATGGTTGCATTCGACGTACCGGAGGTCGATTACACCCGGTACACGAATCGCCAACTCGCGGCGGTTCCGCTCGCCGTCCTCGCACTCGCGCTTCTCGTCATCGCGGTCACGTTTGCGACGACAGGCGCGCCCGTGGCGCTCGGAACCGAGTTCTCCGGCGGAACGGAGGTACGACTCGCCGTCGACGCACCCGACGGACAGGCCGAACAGGCCATCCAGCAGGCGTTCGACGCGGAGATCGAGTCGATTCAGTCCGTCCCCTCCGACGGGACGTACGTCGTCACCTTCGGCCCCGGCACGGACCCCGCGCAGTTGGAACAGACGGTAGAGAATCCGCCGAACGACGCGGCCCAACGGCTCGAAATCGTGAGTCTCTCGACGGTATCTGCGAGCTTCGCCGGTGACTCCCAGCGACTCGCACTCGGTGGCATCGCCGTCGCCTTCCTCGGGATGAGCCTGCTCGTCTTCGCGCTGTTTCGGACGTTCGTCCCCTCCATCGCCGTCGTCGTCTCGGCGTTCTCGGACATCGTCATCCCGGTGGCGCTGATGAATTTACTCGGCATCGAGCTCTCTCTGGGGACCGTCGCCGCGCTGTTGATGCTCATCGGGTACAGCGTCGATTCCGACATCCTCCTGAACGACCACATCCTCCGTCGCTCGGGCGACTTCTACGAGTCGACGTACCGCGCGATGCGGACGGGTGTCACGATGACGCTCACGTCGCTGGCGGCGATGGTCGTCATGACCATCACGGCGACGCTGTTCGGCATCCAACTGCTGTCGGCCATCGGCATCATCCTCGTGTTCGGCCTTGCCGCCGACCTGCTGAACACGTACCTGCTGAACCTGAGTCTGCTTCGCTGGTACAAGTTCGAGGGGGTGAACCGCTGA